Part of the Longimicrobium sp. genome is shown below.
ATCCCCAGCCCTTCCCCCGCAAACTGCGCGGGGGAAGGGAGCCAGTCGAGTGCGCGTGGCCAGCCGTAGCGCAATAGAATTCTCCTCTCCCCCATGGGGTGTATGGGGGAGAGGCCGGGAGAGGGGGGCGGCTGCGGCATGCGCCAGAGTCAGCCCAATCCGGCCGCAGTTCTCCGCCCCCCTGAGCGTTGCTCCCCTAGCCCTCCGCCCGGTCGCCGGCGACCTCCACCTCCAGGCCGAAGGTGTCGGTGAACAGGCCGGCCTTGCGGCGCAGAGCCCACCGCTCCAGCAGCAGGTCGCCCTCCCCTTCCAGCTCCAGCGCCAGCTTGCTCTTTCCCGCCGTGGCCGTCACCCCCGTAACGGCCTGCACGTGCTCGCGATCCAGGGCGTCGGCAATGCGCAGCAGCGAGGCCAGCTTCACCACCCGCTCGCGATCATCGGAGGGGAGCCGGTTGAAGTCCTCGTGGTGCGCGGCCGGCGTGCCCTTGCGGTGGTAGCGCGCCACGTTGGCCACAATGTCCATCTCCCGCGCCGTGAGCTCCGGCACCTCCGACTGGCTGATGATGTACAGCGAGTGCTTGTGGTGCTTCTTGTGGCCGATGAAGATGCCGATGTCGTGAAGGATGGCTGCCACGCGCAGCAGCCGCCGGTCCGGCGCATCCATCCGATGCACCTTGTCCAGTTGGTCGAAGAGCAAGCCCGACAGCCACGCCACGTGCCGGGCGTGCTTCTCGTCGAACAGGTAGCGCAGCCCCAGGGCCACCGCGCCCTCCACCGCCGCCCGCTCCTTGCGGTCTTCATGCGCCTGGTGGGTGGTCAGGTCGTCGACCATGTCCACCAGCACGCCGTCCTTGAGGCCCACCGCGGGAACGATGATCTCCGCCGCCCCCGCCAGCGACGCCACGCGCTCGTACACCATGGCCGCGGGGACGATGACGTCCGCCCGGTCCTCCCTCAAACCCAGCTGGTCCACGCGCTGGCGGTACGAGAGGCGCGACAGCATGGCCACGGCGCCCCGCAGGTCGTTCATCTGGATGGCCGCCATCCGCCCGCGCCCCGGCTCGGCGCCCAGCAGCTTGGCCAGCGCCTCGATGTTTCCGCCCGTGGCGATCAGCCCGGCAGGCTTCCACTGCTTGGCGATGAGCGGAATGCGCAGCGACGCCATGTACTCTTCCAGCAGCCGCTGAAACCGGCCGGGGTCTTCGCTGGAGCCCGACAATTCTTCCAGCAGCCGCACCGAGCCCAGCGTGTGCGACTCGCTCCACAGGATTCCCGTGGCGTCCACCAGCGACACCTCCACGCTGCCGCCGCCCAGGTCCACCAGCATCCACTTCTTCTTGGCGAACGGCACCTGCGCGCGGATGGCCTCGTAGACCAGGCGCGCCTCCTCGGTGCCGGTGATCACCTCCAGGTCGATCCCGGCCTCGCGCCGCACGCGCGCCACGAACTCGTCGCCGTTGCGGCTTTCGCGCGTGGCGCTGGTGGCAACGGCGCGGTAGTGGACGATCCCCAGGTCCTCCATCCGCTTGCGGAAGCCGGTGATGGCCTCCACACCGGCCTGCATGGCGGCGCGGTCCAGCCGCCCCGAAAGGAACACCTCGTGCCCCAGCCGCACCGGCGCGCGCGTCTCCGCCAACACCTTGTACGCGGTGGGCGAGGTGAACTCGGCCGCCAGGAAGCGGATAGCGTTGGAGCCCACGTCCACGGCGGCCACCCGCAGCGGAAACTGCGGCGGCGCGTCGGGGGCGGCGTCCGTGGGGCGGTTGAGCAGCGGCGTCATTCTGCGTATCCGGAGTAGGAGACGCCGCAGGGCGGGGCAAAGGCCGGACCGTGAGGGCAAGGGAAGTGCGTGAGTGCGTGGGTGCGTGAGTGCGGGAGCGGACCGGCGATCGTGCGCCGTCCATCACCCGCGCCGTCCCGAGCTACCCCGGCCCGTCCATGCGAGCACCAGACCAGACCATCCACATCGGCCTGAACGCGCCACCCGACGGCAGCGTCGAGGCCGAAGCCATCCGCCAGAGTCTATCCTCCGCCGTGCGGGTGGGCCGGCACCTGTTCCTGGGCTGCGACGAAACCGCGACCCTGGAGCGCGTGACCGACCTTGGCGGCGGCCGCTTCGGCGAGCACCGCAGCTACAAGCTGGCCGAGCTGGTGGACCTGCCCGGCAAGGACGACGACGAGGTGGATGTCGAGGGCTTGGCGTGGGAGCCGCCGTACCTGTGGCTGGTGGGCTCGCACAGCCGCAAGCAGGGCAAGGCCAAGCGCGGGATGGACTTCAAGGAAGCTTCCGAGGCGCTGGCGGACGTGGACGTCGACGACAACCGCTACCTGATCGCCCGCATTCCGCTGGAGGATGACCCCGAGGCGGGCGGGATGGTGCCGCGCAAGTCGTGCCCCGATCCGCGCGACCCGCAGCGCACGCTCACCGCCGCGCGGCTGCGTGGCCGCGGTCGCAACAGCGAGCTGATCCGGGAGTTGAGCGAAGACCCGCACCTGCGCCGGTTCATCAAGATTCCCGGCAAGGACAACGGGCTGGACGTGGAGGGCGTGCAGGTGGACGACGGGCGCGTGTTCCTGGGGCTGCGCGGGCCCGTGCTGCGCGGCTGGGCGGTCATCGTGCAGGTGGAGCCGGTGGATGCCAAGGGCGGCGGACGGATGAAGCTGCGGGAGCTCGAGGCCGGCGGGCGCCGCTACCGCAAGCACTTCCTGGACTTGGACGGGCTGGGGATCCGCGACCTGGCGCGCGACGGCGACGACCTGCTGATCCTGGCCGGCCCAACGATGGACGTGAGCGCGCCCGCCGGCGTGTTCCGCTGGCGGGGCGGCATGCGCGTGGAGGAGGAGTCGCTGGTGCCGGCGGAAGCGCTGGAGCGCGTGACCATGCTGCCGCACGACGTGGAGGGCGGGTCCGACCACCCCGAGGGGATGTGCCGCTTCGACGAGGGCCACGGCCCGCGCACCCTGCTGGTGGTGTACGACGCCGCCAGTGCCAGCCGCCAGGACGCGCACGGCGTCACCGCCGACGTGTTCGCGCTTCCCTCGCCCGGGGTGCTGGGCACGCTCGCGGAAACGCTGACCTCCTTCGTCACCCGCGACGGCGGAAGCTGACGATGGCCGACATCTACCACGTGATGATCAAGCCCGGCGACGCGATGGCGGAGGTGGACCGCGCGCTCCAGGCGCTGAAGGCGCGCGGGGTGTCGCGCGAGGAAGCCGGGTTCCACAAGTACATGTTCGTCACCCAGGCCAGGCAGACCGTGCTGATGCTCACCTCGCGCGAGTCGCCCCTGGCCGCCGACCTCCGCGGCCGCGGCTGGATGGAACCGGGCGACCAGCCGCTCAAAACGTGAGTGCGTGAGCGACAGGCGGGCCGGGCAGCGACGAACGCCGGCCCCCGCTCAGATCCACTCGTACTCCGTCACCGTCCGATCGTCCACCGCGTCCCCTGTGTGCCGCGTGGACGCCGGCTCGAAGAGCATCACGTGAACCTCCTGTTCCGCCACCGGCCGGTGCTCCACACCGCGCGGCACCACGATCATCTCTCCCTCGCCCACCTCCACCGCCCCGTCGCGAAACTCCATCCGGAAGCGGCCCTTCAAGACCAGGAACAGCTCGTCTTCGTTCGCGTGGTCGTGCCACACGAACTCGCCCTGGAACTTCGCCAGCTTCACGTGCTGTCCGTTCAACTCCGCGATCACGCGGGGGTTCCAGTGGTCGGAGAATGCCGAAAGCTTCTCTGCGATTCGGATGGGCTGGATCACACGGGCTCCTGGCGAGGTGTCGGTCGCGTCATCTTTGGGCGGAAGGATGCGGCGCACGGAGTAACGTCGGCCCGGATTCGCGGCGAGGCAACCCGGCACAGGCTCGTACAGGGCTTGTGCCAAGTGCCCCTGCGAGATATCTTAGTACTATGCTAATCGATCGCGTCTCGCACACGGCCCGTTGTTGTCGCATGTGCTCCCACCGGGAGTGCAGGCGCCCCGCACGCGTGTGAAGACCTCGACGGCATAGGCTGGACGGTCTTCTCCGGAAGACCCTCCGGACAGGCAACGCGACACAGGACGCCGCGACTCCCCACCAGGAGGCGCGGTTTTGTTTTATCCACCGGAAGAACCCGGAGACAGGCACCATGCCCATCAGTCCCGAGCGGCCGATCGCCATCTTCTACGAGCACCCGGACTGGTTCCGGCCGCTGTTCGCGGAGCTGGACCGCCGCGGCACGCCGTACGTAAAGCTGCACGCCGACGAGCACGTGTTCGATCCCGCGGAGGATCCACCGTACTCGCTGGTCTTCAACCGCATGAGCCCGTCGGCGTACCTGCGCGGCCGCGGCGACGCCATCTTCTACACCCTGTCGTGGCTGTCGGCTTTGGAGCGCCGGGGTGTGCGCGTGGTCAACGGCTATCAGGCGTTCGAGAACGAGATCAGCAAGGCCGGGCAGCTGGCCATGCTCGACCTGCTGGGGGTGCCGTATCCCAAGGCGCGCGTCATCCACCGCGCCGAGCAGGCGCCCACCGCGGCCCGGGGGCTGCGCTGGCCCATCGCCGTAAAGCCCAACATCGGCGGCAGCGGCGCGGGCGTGCGCCGCTTCGACTCGCCCGAGGAGCTGCAGGCCGCCGTCGGCACGCTGGACCTGGGGATCGACAGCACCGCGCTGGTGCAGGAGTTCATCCCGCAGGAGGAAAGCCGCATTACCCGCGTGGAGGTGCTGGGCGGCAAGTACCTGTACGGCATCCGCATCTACACCCCCGGCAACTCGTTCGACCTGTGCCCCGCCGACGTCTGCCAGCGGGTGGACGGCGCCGCGCTCGACGCGCAGGTGTGCGCCGTGGACGCGCCCAGCCGCGGGCTGCGCGTGGAAGGCTACGAGCCGCCCCGCCCGGTGATCGAGGCGGTGGAGCGCATCATGGCCGAGGCGCGCATCGAGGTGGGCGGCATCGAGTACATGGTCGATGCGCGCGACGGGCAGCTGTACTACTACGACATCAACGCGCTCTCCAACTTCGTGGCCGACGCTCCCAACGTGATCGGCTTCGACCCGTTCGCGCGCCTGGCCGACTGGCTGGAGCGCGAGGCCGAGGCCGCCGAGGCGGCGCGTGCGAGGAAGGAGGCGGCGTGATGCGGTTCGGATACTGGCTTCCCGTCTTCGGCGGCTGGCTGCGCAACGTCGAGGACGAGCGGATGGAGGCGAGCTGGAGCTACGCCAAGCGGCTGGCGCAGCGCAGCGAGCAGATCGGCTTCGACCTGACGCTGGTCGCGGAGCTGAACCTGAACGACATCAAGGGGATGGACGCCCCGTCGCTGGACGCGTGGAGCACGGCGGCGGCGCTGGCGGCGGTGACGGAGCGGCTGGAGATCATGGTGGCGGTGCGCCCCACCTTTCACCTGCCCAGCCTGCTGGCCAAGCAGGCAGCCAACATCGACCGCATCAGCAGCGGGCGGCTGTCGCTGAACGTGGTGAGCTCGTGGTGGGCCACCGAGGCGAAGAAGTACGGGGTACAGTTCGACGAGCACGACGACCGCTACGCCCGCACCAGCGAGTGGCTGGACGTGGTGGATGGGATGTGGAAGCAGCCGCGCTTCAGCTACCAGGGCAAGTACTACTCGGTGGACGATGCCATCCTGGAGC
Proteins encoded:
- a CDS encoding Ppx/GppA phosphatase family protein; translated protein: MTPLLNRPTDAAPDAPPQFPLRVAAVDVGSNAIRFLAAEFTSPTAYKVLAETRAPVRLGHEVFLSGRLDRAAMQAGVEAITGFRKRMEDLGIVHYRAVATSATRESRNGDEFVARVRREAGIDLEVITGTEEARLVYEAIRAQVPFAKKKWMLVDLGGGSVEVSLVDATGILWSESHTLGSVRLLEELSGSSEDPGRFQRLLEEYMASLRIPLIAKQWKPAGLIATGGNIEALAKLLGAEPGRGRMAAIQMNDLRGAVAMLSRLSYRQRVDQLGLREDRADVIVPAAMVYERVASLAGAAEIIVPAVGLKDGVLVDMVDDLTTHQAHEDRKERAAVEGAVALGLRYLFDEKHARHVAWLSGLLFDQLDKVHRMDAPDRRLLRVAAILHDIGIFIGHKKHHKHSLYIISQSEVPELTAREMDIVANVARYHRKGTPAAHHEDFNRLPSDDRERVVKLASLLRIADALDREHVQAVTGVTATAGKSKLALELEGEGDLLLERWALRRKAGLFTDTFGLEVEVAGDRAEG
- a CDS encoding DUF3616 domain-containing protein, which gives rise to MRAPDQTIHIGLNAPPDGSVEAEAIRQSLSSAVRVGRHLFLGCDETATLERVTDLGGGRFGEHRSYKLAELVDLPGKDDDEVDVEGLAWEPPYLWLVGSHSRKQGKAKRGMDFKEASEALADVDVDDNRYLIARIPLEDDPEAGGMVPRKSCPDPRDPQRTLTAARLRGRGRNSELIRELSEDPHLRRFIKIPGKDNGLDVEGVQVDDGRVFLGLRGPVLRGWAVIVQVEPVDAKGGGRMKLRELEAGGRRYRKHFLDLDGLGIRDLARDGDDLLILAGPTMDVSAPAGVFRWRGGMRVEEESLVPAEALERVTMLPHDVEGGSDHPEGMCRFDEGHGPRTLLVVYDAASASRQDAHGVTADVFALPSPGVLGTLAETLTSFVTRDGGS
- a CDS encoding cupin domain-containing protein is translated as MIQPIRIAEKLSAFSDHWNPRVIAELNGQHVKLAKFQGEFVWHDHANEDELFLVLKGRFRMEFRDGAVEVGEGEMIVVPRGVEHRPVAEQEVHVMLFEPASTRHTGDAVDDRTVTEYEWI